The DNA sequence AAATCAAACGGATTTTAGCATCTATATTTTTTTTATCTTTTTTCATTGTTAAAAGAACCTTCTCCTTATCATATAAGACCGGAGCATCTATGCGGCTATAAGAATGTATAATAGCGCAAACATCATCAGCATAAGAAGAATCAGTTAAGCCTAATTTTTTACCTAAGAGCATCGCTTTTGATATTCCCCAAGAAACAGCCTCTCCGTGCGAAATCTTTGAAAAATTTAAGACGGATTCCAGCGCATGGCCAAAGGTGTGCCCCAAATTTAAAAAAGCTCTTTCATTTTTTTCATCAAAATCACGGCTTACAACCTGAGCTTTTGCTTCAACAGCCTTTTTGACAAGCTCCAAGCAAAGGCCTTCATCTCTAGTTAATATTTTTTCCCTTTGCATCCTAAAGGCCTCATAAATATCTTTAGAATATAAAAGCCCAATCTTAAATATCTCGGACATACCTGAAAGATATTCCGGCTCGCTTAAACTTTTTAAGACCTTTGGGCTTATGTAAACTTCATCAGCCTTAAAAAAAGTTCCTACCATGTTTTTATAACCGTCAAAATTTATTGCAGTTTTTCCGCCGATGGCTGCATCCGCCATAGCCAAAAGACTGGTAGGAACAAGCTTGCATTTTGCCCCCCTCATATAAACCGAAGCAGCAAAGGCAGTTAAATCGCAGATAAGCCCTCCCCCAACCCCGATAAAAACAGAGTTCCGGCTTAAGCCCGCATCAAGGGCTATTTTTAAAATAGACACAAGGGAAGTAAAATTTTTATTTTCTTCTCCGGCTTCAATTATAGCCAAGGGAAGGTCCGGACGGAAGTTCTTTGACTCTCTTGCAATAGGAGCAGTATTGGAATCGGCGATGTACATCCCGCCGGATGTACCTACAAGCGGTAAAAAAGGCTCATCGCAGTAAAATACTTCGGTTTTCCCTTGAACCGTTGTAAAACTAAAACTATCCATATATTATCAACGTGTTTTATTAAAGCATTTTAAGCATTTGCAGCACCAAAAGAGAGGAATTCTTTGCTGCCTGTGCCGAAAAAACATCATAAGAAATTTTAGCAGCTTCGTCCTTACCGGCCGTATCAGAAATACTCCTTAAAATTAAAAAAGGAATTTTATTTATTCTGCACACTTGAGCTGCTGCGGCCCCTTCCATTTCAACACAGGCAGGATTAAATTCTTTGATAATCCTTTCCCTAAGTTTTTTATCTGAAACAAAGGTATCCCCTGAAGCAATGAGGCCTTCAATAAGTTTTAAATTCTTTATACGCTCATCATCACTTTCTTTTTGCATAGCCTTAAAAGCCTTAACGGCAAGGTTTTTAAGCTTTTTATCGGCAGGCCAAAAAGGAGACTTTGTCATAGGCACCTGACCAATAGGATAGCCGAAGACTGTTGCATCTACATCATGCTGAACCGCTTCAGAGGATACAACAATATCAAAAACTTTTAAGCCCTCTATCAGCCCTCCGGCCGCCCCGGTGTTTATTACGGCATCAACCTTAAATTCCGAAATAAGAATTTGGCAGCACAGAGCCGCATTGACCTTACCTATTCCGCTGCAAACAAGTACAACTTCCTTTCCCATTATCGTTCCTGCAAAAAAACTAAGACCGGCAATTTTTCGAATTTCCCCAACTAAATGTTTTTTTAAAAGTTTAACTTCCTGCTCTTCAGCACCAAAAATTCCTATCTTCATTATTAACCTCTTTTTAAATTCAAAATAAACGTCATATCAGGATTATAGCATAAAAATACTTGGGTATTCTACACCTTGAGTTATCAACATTTCATATATAACAAAAACCGCCTCGAAAAACTTAATTGTTTTACAAGGCGGTTGATTTGATTGTAAAATATTTAAAGCTCTATTCTTTTGTAGGCTCGCTATATAACTCGAAAGGTTTTACGGCCGAAGGTAAATTTTCTACCAAGGCAGGAAGTGACAATAAGACGGTATCTTGAAAAAGAGGAATTCTAAATTCTCCGACAAAGTCATCTCTTCCGTCAGTAAATCTTATAACGACCTTGTGCTTTTGGCCCCTCAAAAGAACTTGATCCCTATCGCCCTTAAAAAGCTCCAAGGGTTCTTGTCCGTTAAAGCTGACCTCAATAGAATCAAAGGCCTTAAAGCTGCCGTCATCGGCTTTTTTGTTTTCAAATAAAACTGCGTGAGTTCTGCCCAGAGTAAACATAAGTATAAGCAGCAAAACATAAAGAATAGGTAAAATAATTCTTATTGCTAAAACCGTTTTTTTCGATTGTATTCTCATTTTTTTTCTCCTTCAGCTTGCAAACGCAATTCGGAACGTTTCTTCTCCGCATTTCTCTGATTTCTTGCAGCATAGAGCACCAATGAAAGAGCTATTGCCGCATAACCGGCAAAGTCTCTAAAGTATTCTCCAATCATTGCAGAACCAAGAAGCTGTTGACCTGCCATTGGGGTAACAATGTACAAGAAGTGGAGGAGAACAACGCCTATAAAAACATTCTTTATACTTACCCTGCTGACCGAAGCGCCTCCAACCAAGATAGCGGCGGCGGCAAAAAAGCCCGTCTGGTCGTGGGCATTGTAAGTGCTCATATTTCCCATATTCTGCAAGAAAATAATCTGTCCTATACAGGCCAATACAGTCGAAATTATAATCGAAATAATCCTCGTGTGTTCAACGGCGATACCGGCCGAATTTGAAACCGATTGATTTTGTCCGATTGCCCTCATATCCTGTCCAAGTTTTGTTTTTCTAAACCATACGATAAATAAACAAAGAGCAATAATGATAAGATAGGATAAGACTGGTATACGTAACCCTGCTATATTGAATGAGAAAGTCGTATCCAATACCTGTCTTACAGGAGCAAGCTCAAGAGTATTCCGCACGCCAAAACCGCGCGAAAGTTTTATAGCTCTATTGTGCATCGGTATAACCGAACCCATAAGATACAAAACAAAGAACTGATATACACCGTTAAAGAAAAAGCCCAAGATATAACTTGTTACCATTTCACGGCCTCTTGCTTTGTTTAATATTGAGCCGGCAACCCAACCGAGCAGTACCGAAAGAGGCATCCCTATCAAGGCTGCAAACACCAAGCCGTAAATACCGCCGATACCCCAGTCCATTGCAAAGATTAAGCCTATCTGCCCTGCCATGGCACCTAAAACCATACCGAAGTTTATACCCATACCGGCCATAATCGGCAAGATAAGGGAGAACACCAAAAAGGAGTTCCTTCCTATTCGAGTTAAAATCTCACCGATAATATGATGGGCAGAAAGTCCGGATACGGGAATAGCCACAAAAGAAATCAATAAGAAAAGAAGCGAAACAAGATTATCAGCCAAAAAATCGAGTGCCGAAAATTTCTTTAATTTTCTATTTAATTTTTCCGTTATTTTATTCATAATCAATTACCTCGTCTTTTGTGTTTTTCTTGTCAGAGCATATAAAATCATACCGTTTGAAAGCACAATTCGGATAACCTCGGACATATCGGTCTGCAAAATACTGTTTATAACTGAAGGGGTCATCGACAAAATTCCCTGAAACAGAACAGTACCTATAACGACATTTAAAATTGAAGCCTTATTGACCGAAGCTCCGCCTATAAGAATAGCGGCTACTGCAGGAAAGGCCATAAAAAGCGGGGCCTTATAAAGCTGAATAAAACCAAAACTTTGCTGATACAATAAGATTCCTATTCCTCCGCATATCGTCGAAAGGACTATACTTATAGTTCTTGCCCTGTTTATACTTACGCCGCTTGCCCTTGCAAAATCAGGATTTGAGCCGACAGCCGTCAATGCCGTACCTGTTCTCGTTTTCATAAAAAGCTTCATTAAGAACATACATACTGCACAGAACAATATTACACCTGTAGGGAATTTGAAAGAGCCGATTTTAATGGGTAAAAAATCATTTAAAATATTTACCCAATACCCATCAAGAGTTATTGTTGTACGCAAGCCCTGTCCCGAATAAGCCCAAACCATACTCGGATTTGAATAAGGAAGCACTATCCACAAAATAGCCATAAAGGTAACCGATGCAAAGCCGATATACATGGCTATTGTCATCTCTTCTCCTTTAACCTTATTCAATATTTGACTATAACCTAAGCCTATTATTCCTGAAAAAATAATTGTTAGAAACACGGCAGTAAAAAAGCCTGCAATACCGACAAGCCCGAATTGCATTGCTAAAGTAGAACCTAGTAAGCCTCCCAAAACTCCTAATGAAAGACCGAAGTTTAAACCGCAGCCTGTTTGAATCATCGGAACCATAGCTAAAACCATCAAGGCATTCATACCGAAACGGTTTGCAACGTCCGAAAGAGATGCTCCTATGCTTACCTTAACAAAGGGGGCAATTATAAAAAGGCTGAGAAGAAATAATAGAATAATTATTCTAGGTATACCGAAATCCGCAAGTATTTTTTTAAACTTTTCCATACTATTTTACCCCCGCCATATATAAAGCAAATTCTGCCGGTTTTTCTTCCGGCGGCAAAATTCCTGAAATCTCTCCGTGGAAAACGATTGCAACCCTGTCGCAGACGGAACGGAGCTCTTCCAGCTCACTTGAAATCATAATGATTGTAGTACCGAGTTCCTTATTTATTTTTCTCAAGGCATCCAAAACAAGGGCCTTTGCACCTACGTCAATACCTCGCGTAGGTTCTGCAACAAAAAGAATCTCAGGCTCAAGGCAAAAAGCCTTAGCTAAACAAATCTTTTGCTGATTTCCGCCCGAAAGCTCCTTTGCCTTTTGATGACTTCCCGTACATCGTATTTGAAGCATATCTATATATTTGTCTGCCAGAGATTTCATCGCTTTTTCATCTCTTATTTTAAGAAGGCCGCCCAAATAACTTTTTAGATATGCTCTTTTAGATTGAATAGCCGTAAAAGCGATATTCCACTCAAGGCTTTCATCAAGAAGAAGACCTACACCTCGTCTGTCTTCAGAAACAAATGCTAATCCGTCCAGTAAGGCCTGCTTAGTATTATTTAACGAGAGCTCCTTTCCTTTAAATGTTACAGTTCCTCCGGCCGGGAAGATACCCATAATTCCGTTGGGAATACCGACCTTTCCTTGACCTGCAAGACCGCCTATACCGAAGATTTCGCCTTCGTGAACGGAAAAGTTTACATTTCGGACAATCTCACCGGGCATATCGACCCAAAGATTTTTTACATCAAGCACTACAGGCCCTGTCTTTTTTTCCTTGTCTTTTTTTTCCGTATTGGAAATTTCGCGGCCTACCATACCTGCAGCAATTTCAGGAATTGTTATCTCGCTTGTTTTTTTATCTTGAATCGTTTTTCCGTCTCTTAGGATTACAACTCTATCGCATATATCTATAACTTCCTGCAATCTATGCGAAATAAAAATTACGGCTATTCCCTTATCTGCAAGTTTTTTTACTGCCGCTAAAAGAATATCCGCCTCGGATTCGGTTAAAACGGCAGTCGGCTCATCTAAAACCAAAAGTTTTACATTATCTCTGTCTATTTCGCGTGCAATTTCGGTAAATTGCTTATGGCCTACAGGCATTTCCGAAATTAATGTGCGGGCATCTATTGAAACGCCAAGCTCGTTTAAAACGGCTTGAGCTCTATCATTCATTTCTTTTCTTTTTAATAAACTTAATCGGGGGGTAAATAAGTCCGAAAGGATAGAAGGGGTTTGTAATTCCCTGTTCAACATTATATTTTCCGTTGCAGAAAACCCGGGAATCAGTGAAAATTCTTGGTGAACCATTCCGATTCCTGCATCCAAAGCATCAAAAGGCGACTTAAATTTGACTTCGTTTCCCTCAATCAAAATACGGCCGCCATATCCTCCTGTATCGTTAATAACAGGCATTCCAAACAAGATGCTCATCAGAGTTGTTTTACCGGCCCCGTTTTCTCCTACCAAACCGATTATTTCTCCTCTTTTTAACGAAAAATTCACACCTTGCAGAACCTGTGTACCGGAAAAATCTTTTGTGATATTTTCCAATGTCAAAAAATCTTTATTGTCATTCATAACAGTTCTGTCCTAAATCAAAAAGTAAGGGGCGAAGCTAATCCGCCCCTATAAAATTACGAGTTAAGGAAAATTAAATAATCCTTTAAAAATAAATTAACCAATAATTAGCCCCAATTTAGTTGGAGAATTTAGTGGTATAATATTTTTCCGGAATTTCCTGTGCTGTAGACGGCAGATAACCCTGACCGAAAACATACGTATCCATAAACATCAAGGCATGATTCTTTGAGCGAACGCCCGTGCTTGCATCAACATACGCAGTACTCTTCCATTTTGCCCCCGGAGTAAACTTATTAAAGGCTTCCGACAAATCCTTCATATTATGTAGTTTTGCTTCTCCGTCAATAACACGGCGGGCATATTCGCCCAAACCTGCAGAAACGGTAAAGCCTAAAGAATATGCCCAAGTACCGAATCTTCCTTTTCCGCCCTTTGCAATAACAGTATCTTCGACTTTCTTTAATATTTTTTGGAAGTCGCCCTGCTCTGCAGATAAGTCGATACCTAAAGCTCCGGGATATCCCATCAATGGCGAGGGCAAATCTGCTTCAATAAACATACCGCCGTAAGCAAAAAGCTGCTTTAACAATGGTTCCGTATGAGCATCATTTGTACAGAAGAAACAAGTTTCTTTTCCATATTTTTCAATCCACTGAGGAACTTTTTCCAAAATGAATTGCTGAGCACCGGCTGTTCCGACATCGCTTGTGGGATCAGGAGCTGTTTCAAAATGGAATTCCATACCCAAATCCT is a window from the Treponema denticola genome containing:
- a CDS encoding 3-dehydroquinate synthase; its protein translation is MDSFSFTTVQGKTEVFYCDEPFLPLVGTSGGMYIADSNTAPIARESKNFRPDLPLAIIEAGEENKNFTSLVSILKIALDAGLSRNSVFIGVGGGLICDLTAFAASVYMRGAKCKLVPTSLLAMADAAIGGKTAINFDGYKNMVGTFFKADEVYISPKVLKSLSEPEYLSGMSEIFKIGLLYSKDIYEAFRMQREKILTRDEGLCLELVKKAVEAKAQVVSRDFDEKNERAFLNLGHTFGHALESVLNFSKISHGEAVSWGISKAMLLGKKLGLTDSSYADDVCAIIHSYSRIDAPVLYDKEKVLLTMKKDKKNIDAKIRLILQKNICETFIYEASEKDIREVL
- a CDS encoding 5'-methylthioadenosine/adenosylhomocysteine nucleosidase, with protein sequence MKIGIFGAEEQEVKLLKKHLVGEIRKIAGLSFFAGTIMGKEVVLVCSGIGKVNAALCCQILISEFKVDAVINTGAAGGLIEGLKVFDIVVSSEAVQHDVDATVFGYPIGQVPMTKSPFWPADKKLKNLAVKAFKAMQKESDDERIKNLKLIEGLIASGDTFVSDKKLRERIIKEFNPACVEMEGAAAAQVCRINKIPFLILRSISDTAGKDEAAKISYDVFSAQAAKNSSLLVLQMLKML
- a CDS encoding DUF6672 family protein, whose amino-acid sequence is MRIQSKKTVLAIRIILPILYVLLLILMFTLGRTHAVLFENKKADDGSFKAFDSIEVSFNGQEPLELFKGDRDQVLLRGQKHKVVIRFTDGRDDFVGEFRIPLFQDTVLLSLPALVENLPSAVKPFELYSEPTKE
- a CDS encoding ABC transporter permease subunit; amino-acid sequence: MNKITEKLNRKLKKFSALDFLADNLVSLLFLLISFVAIPVSGLSAHHIIGEILTRIGRNSFLVFSLILPIMAGMGINFGMVLGAMAGQIGLIFAMDWGIGGIYGLVFAALIGMPLSVLLGWVAGSILNKARGREMVTSYILGFFFNGVYQFFVLYLMGSVIPMHNRAIKLSRGFGVRNTLELAPVRQVLDTTFSFNIAGLRIPVLSYLIIIALCLFIVWFRKTKLGQDMRAIGQNQSVSNSAGIAVEHTRIISIIISTVLACIGQIIFLQNMGNMSTYNAHDQTGFFAAAAILVGGASVSRVSIKNVFIGVVLLHFLYIVTPMAGQQLLGSAMIGEYFRDFAGYAAIALSLVLYAARNQRNAEKKRSELRLQAEGEKK
- a CDS encoding ABC transporter permease subunit, whose amino-acid sequence is MEKFKKILADFGIPRIIILLFLLSLFIIAPFVKVSIGASLSDVANRFGMNALMVLAMVPMIQTGCGLNFGLSLGVLGGLLGSTLAMQFGLVGIAGFFTAVFLTIIFSGIIGLGYSQILNKVKGEEMTIAMYIGFASVTFMAILWIVLPYSNPSMVWAYSGQGLRTTITLDGYWVNILNDFLPIKIGSFKFPTGVILFCAVCMFLMKLFMKTRTGTALTAVGSNPDFARASGVSINRARTISIVLSTICGGIGILLYQQSFGFIQLYKAPLFMAFPAVAAILIGGASVNKASILNVVIGTVLFQGILSMTPSVINSILQTDMSEVIRIVLSNGMILYALTRKTQKTR
- a CDS encoding sugar ABC transporter ATP-binding protein, coding for MNDNKDFLTLENITKDFSGTQVLQGVNFSLKRGEIIGLVGENGAGKTTLMSILFGMPVINDTGGYGGRILIEGNEVKFKSPFDALDAGIGMVHQEFSLIPGFSATENIMLNRELQTPSILSDLFTPRLSLLKRKEMNDRAQAVLNELGVSIDARTLISEMPVGHKQFTEIAREIDRDNVKLLVLDEPTAVLTESEADILLAAVKKLADKGIAVIFISHRLQEVIDICDRVVILRDGKTIQDKKTSEITIPEIAAGMVGREISNTEKKDKEKKTGPVVLDVKNLWVDMPGEIVRNVNFSVHEGEIFGIGGLAGQGKVGIPNGIMGIFPAGGTVTFKGKELSLNNTKQALLDGLAFVSEDRRGVGLLLDESLEWNIAFTAIQSKRAYLKSYLGGLLKIRDEKAMKSLADKYIDMLQIRCTGSHQKAKELSGGNQQKICLAKAFCLEPEILFVAEPTRGIDVGAKALVLDALRKINKELGTTIIMISSELEELRSVCDRVAIVFHGEISGILPPEEKPAEFALYMAGVK
- a CDS encoding DUF3798 domain-containing protein, which translates into the protein MKKRTLVFGVFLIALFAFIAGCSKETEEKGSAKTETKGPAYHIGIMTGTVSQSEDDLRGAEELIRLYGSVKDGGMIQHITYPDDFMSQQETTISQIVALADDPKMKAIVTNQSIPGTAEAFKRVKEKRPDILCFAGEAHEDPLVIDAAADMVASQDFISRGYTIAWAAKQIGAKHFVHISFPRHMSYQTLGLRRQLLEIACKEDLGMEFHFETAPDPTSDVGTAGAQQFILEKVPQWIEKYGKETCFFCTNDAHTEPLLKQLFAYGGMFIEADLPSPLMGYPGALGIDLSAEQGDFQKILKKVEDTVIAKGGKGRFGTWAYSLGFTVSAGLGEYARRVIDGEAKLHNMKDLSEAFNKFTPGAKWKSTAYVDASTGVRSKNHALMFMDTYVFGQGYLPSTAQEIPEKYYTTKFSN